A stretch of the Schistocerca serialis cubense isolate TAMUIC-IGC-003099 chromosome 2, iqSchSeri2.2, whole genome shotgun sequence genome encodes the following:
- the LOC126457820 gene encoding adenosylhomocysteinase-like 1 isoform X2, which yields MSENFGGILLSSKADPSVVTDIPVTDPGTNIHVEGSESFGGQRTKLDAKSSGSSSEDDPVSPREKVQKNSSGATDFCVRNIKQHAFGRREIEIAEQEMPGIMALRKRASDDKPLKSAKIVGCTHINAQTAVLIETLAELGAQVRWAACNIYSTQNEVAAALAEAGFPIFAWRGESEEDFWWCIDKCVNAENWQPNMILDDGGDATHLMLKKYPSLFKSIKGIVEESVTGVHRLYQLSKAGKLSVPAMNVNDSVTKTKFDNLYSCRESIIDSLKRSTDIMFGGKQVVLCGYGEVGKGCSQALKGLGCIVYITEIDPICALQACMDGFRVVKLNEVIRTVDIVITATGNKNVVTREYMDKMKNGCIVCNMGHSNTEIDVNSLRTPDLTWEKVSSQVDHVIWPDGKRIVLLAEGRLVNLSCSSLPSFVVSITSATQALALIELFNAPHGRYKSDVYLLPKKMDEYVASLHLPTFDAHLTELSDEQAKYMGLNKAGPFKPNYYRY from the exons ATGAGTGAAAATTTTGGCGGGATATTATTATCAAGTAAAGCTGATCCGTCTGTAGTCACTGACATTCCAGTAACCGATCCGGGTACTAATATTCATGTGGAAGGATCAGAGTCGTTCGGAGGACAAAGGACAAAACTGGACGCAAAATCATCAG GTAGCAGTTCAGAAGATGATCCTGTTTCTCCAAGAGAAAAGGTGCAGAAGAATTCGTCAGGGGCTACAGATTTTTGTGTGAGAAATATAAAACAGCATGCTTTTGGTAGAAGAGAAATAGAAATTGCTGAGCAGGAGATGCCAGGTATTATGGCACTGCGCAAACGGGCTAGTGACGATAAACCCTTGAAGTCGGCAAAAATTGTTGGTTGTACCCATATTAACGCACAAACTGCCGTTCTAATTGAAACGCTAGCAGAGCTAGGTGCCCAAGTTCGATGGGCAGCATGCAATATTTATTCAACTCAAAATGAAGTTGCTGCTGCATTAGCAGAAGCAGGTTTCCCAATTTTCGCTTGGCGCGGGGAATCGGAAGAAGATTTTTGGTGGTGCATAGACAAATGCGTTAATGCTGAGAATTGGCAACCAAATATGATCCTTGATGATGGAGGAGACGCCACCCACTTAATGCTAAAGAAATATCCTTCCCTCTTCAAAAGCATAAAAGGTATTGTGGAagaaagtgtcacaggagtgcaCCGCCTGTATCAGCTGTCAAAAGCAGGAAAGTTATCAGTGCCTGCGATGAATGTTAACGACTCCGTGACAAAAACGAAGTTTGACAATTTATATAGTTGTAGAGAATCTATAATTGACAGTCTGAAACGATCAACAGATATTATGTTCGGAGGAAAACAGGTTGTCTTATGTGGTTATGGTGAGGTTGGTAAAGGTTGTAGTCAAGCTCTAAAGGGCTTAGGATGCATTGTTTATATAACAGAAATTGATCCTATTTGTGCTTTGCAAGCTTGCATGGACGGGTTTCGCGTAGTCAAATTAAACGAGGTTATACGCACTGTCGATATAGTGATAACTGCCACAGGCAATAAAAATGTTGTAACGCGCGAGTATATGGACAAAATGAAAAACGGTTGCATTGTGTGTAACATGGGACATTCAAACACGGAAATTGATGTGAATAGTCTCCGTACTCCTGATCTGACTTGGGAGAAGGTTAGTTCCCAAGTAGACCATGTTATATGGCCAGATGGAAAAAGGATTGTTCTCCTTGCAGAAGGACGCCTTGTCAATCTCAGCTGCTCAAGTCTTCCGTCTTTTGTTGTGTCTATCACCTCAGCAACGCAAGCTCTTGCACTTATTGAGTTGTTTAATGCACCTCATGGTCGTTATAAGTCTGATGTGTACCTCTTGCCAAAGAAGATGGATGAGTATGTAGCAAGTTTACATCTCCCTACATTTGATGCTCATCTAACAGAACTTTCTGATGAACAGGCCAAATACATGGGCCTTAACAAGGCAGGGCCGTTCAAGCCGAACTATTATCGCTACTGA
- the LOC126457820 gene encoding adenosylhomocysteinase-like 1 isoform X1, with translation MSENFGGILLSSKADPSVVTDIPVTDPGTNIHVEGSESFGGQRTKLDAKSSGALKKSSRYRSRSLSASSTDSYSSASYTGSSSEDDPVSPREKVQKNSSGATDFCVRNIKQHAFGRREIEIAEQEMPGIMALRKRASDDKPLKSAKIVGCTHINAQTAVLIETLAELGAQVRWAACNIYSTQNEVAAALAEAGFPIFAWRGESEEDFWWCIDKCVNAENWQPNMILDDGGDATHLMLKKYPSLFKSIKGIVEESVTGVHRLYQLSKAGKLSVPAMNVNDSVTKTKFDNLYSCRESIIDSLKRSTDIMFGGKQVVLCGYGEVGKGCSQALKGLGCIVYITEIDPICALQACMDGFRVVKLNEVIRTVDIVITATGNKNVVTREYMDKMKNGCIVCNMGHSNTEIDVNSLRTPDLTWEKVSSQVDHVIWPDGKRIVLLAEGRLVNLSCSSLPSFVVSITSATQALALIELFNAPHGRYKSDVYLLPKKMDEYVASLHLPTFDAHLTELSDEQAKYMGLNKAGPFKPNYYRY, from the coding sequence ATGAGTGAAAATTTTGGCGGGATATTATTATCAAGTAAAGCTGATCCGTCTGTAGTCACTGACATTCCAGTAACCGATCCGGGTACTAATATTCATGTGGAAGGATCAGAGTCGTTCGGAGGACAAAGGACAAAACTGGACGCAAAATCATCAGGTGCGCTGAAAAAGTCTAGTCGCTACCGTAGTCGTTCCTTGTCAGCGTCTTCGACGGACTCTTACAGTTCTGCTTCTTATACAGGTAGCAGTTCAGAAGATGATCCTGTTTCTCCAAGAGAAAAGGTGCAGAAGAATTCGTCAGGGGCTACAGATTTTTGTGTGAGAAATATAAAACAGCATGCTTTTGGTAGAAGAGAAATAGAAATTGCTGAGCAGGAGATGCCAGGTATTATGGCACTGCGCAAACGGGCTAGTGACGATAAACCCTTGAAGTCGGCAAAAATTGTTGGTTGTACCCATATTAACGCACAAACTGCCGTTCTAATTGAAACGCTAGCAGAGCTAGGTGCCCAAGTTCGATGGGCAGCATGCAATATTTATTCAACTCAAAATGAAGTTGCTGCTGCATTAGCAGAAGCAGGTTTCCCAATTTTCGCTTGGCGCGGGGAATCGGAAGAAGATTTTTGGTGGTGCATAGACAAATGCGTTAATGCTGAGAATTGGCAACCAAATATGATCCTTGATGATGGAGGAGACGCCACCCACTTAATGCTAAAGAAATATCCTTCCCTCTTCAAAAGCATAAAAGGTATTGTGGAagaaagtgtcacaggagtgcaCCGCCTGTATCAGCTGTCAAAAGCAGGAAAGTTATCAGTGCCTGCGATGAATGTTAACGACTCCGTGACAAAAACGAAGTTTGACAATTTATATAGTTGTAGAGAATCTATAATTGACAGTCTGAAACGATCAACAGATATTATGTTCGGAGGAAAACAGGTTGTCTTATGTGGTTATGGTGAGGTTGGTAAAGGTTGTAGTCAAGCTCTAAAGGGCTTAGGATGCATTGTTTATATAACAGAAATTGATCCTATTTGTGCTTTGCAAGCTTGCATGGACGGGTTTCGCGTAGTCAAATTAAACGAGGTTATACGCACTGTCGATATAGTGATAACTGCCACAGGCAATAAAAATGTTGTAACGCGCGAGTATATGGACAAAATGAAAAACGGTTGCATTGTGTGTAACATGGGACATTCAAACACGGAAATTGATGTGAATAGTCTCCGTACTCCTGATCTGACTTGGGAGAAGGTTAGTTCCCAAGTAGACCATGTTATATGGCCAGATGGAAAAAGGATTGTTCTCCTTGCAGAAGGACGCCTTGTCAATCTCAGCTGCTCAAGTCTTCCGTCTTTTGTTGTGTCTATCACCTCAGCAACGCAAGCTCTTGCACTTATTGAGTTGTTTAATGCACCTCATGGTCGTTATAAGTCTGATGTGTACCTCTTGCCAAAGAAGATGGATGAGTATGTAGCAAGTTTACATCTCCCTACATTTGATGCTCATCTAACAGAACTTTCTGATGAACAGGCCAAATACATGGGCCTTAACAAGGCAGGGCCGTTCAAGCCGAACTATTATCGCTACTGA